The Pyrococcus horikoshii OT3 genome includes a window with the following:
- a CDS encoding DUF4258 domain-containing protein: MITFTEHARRRLKERRIGEDEVRQVLTEPEWKFYDLRNGHQIAIGPRRKEEHYLITFYDQEEEIIKVVTVIDVSKSLEKIIKRRLEGKRWVEL; this comes from the coding sequence ATGATAACCTTTACTGAGCATGCAAGGCGGAGACTTAAAGAGAGGAGAATTGGAGAGGATGAGGTTAGGCAAGTTCTAACAGAACCTGAGTGGAAATTTTACGATCTCAGGAATGGTCACCAAATAGCAATAGGGCCGAGAAGAAAAGAGGAACACTATCTAATTACATTCTATGATCAAGAAGAGGAAATTATAAAAGTAGTGACGGTTATAGATGTTAGCAAAAGCTTAGAAAAGATAATTAAGAGGAGATTAGAAGGTAAAAGGTGGGTTGAATTATGA
- a CDS encoding AbrB/MazE/SpoVT family DNA-binding domain-containing protein, giving the protein MDVLAKFHTTVHRIGRIIIPAGTRKFYGIEQGDFVEIKIVKYEGEEPKEGTFTARVGEQGSVIIPKALRDVIGIKPGEVIEVLLLGHYKPRN; this is encoded by the coding sequence GTGGATGTTTTAGCAAAATTCCATACAACAGTTCATAGAATAGGGAGGATCATTATTCCAGCAGGCACTCGAAAGTTCTATGGAATAGAGCAGGGTGATTTTGTTGAAATTAAAATAGTAAAGTATGAAGGTGAGGAACCGAAGGAAGGTACCTTCACAGCTCGAGTAGGTGAGCAGGGTTCCGTAATTATTCCAAAAGCCCTAAGGGATGTCATAGGAATAAAGCCCGGAGAGGTTATAGAGGTTCTACTACTGGGTCACTATAAACCCAGGAATTGA
- a CDS encoding HEPN domain-containing protein: MFKRREYERWIVEAKRTLSSAYSDLKEGYYEWASFKAQQAAELAVKAILRGLGFAPIGHSITRLLKDLSGSLNLDIPREILYFAMELDRNYIAPRYPDAYPEGSPFEYYSEDIAKELVKYAEKIIKFVEVVVDELQAT; this comes from the coding sequence ATGTTCAAAAGAAGGGAATATGAGCGGTGGATAGTAGAGGCCAAAAGAACACTTTCTTCTGCATATTCTGACCTGAAGGAAGGTTACTATGAATGGGCAAGTTTTAAAGCACAGCAAGCAGCAGAATTAGCTGTAAAAGCGATTTTGAGGGGATTAGGATTTGCCCCTATAGGACATTCTATTACGCGCCTTTTGAAGGATCTATCTGGAAGTCTTAACTTAGATATCCCCAGGGAGATTCTATATTTTGCAATGGAGCTTGACAGGAATTATATAGCGCCAAGGTATCCTGATGCATACCCGGAAGGTTCACCTTTCGAGTACTATTCGGAGGACATTGCTAAGGAACTTGTAAAATACGCTGAAAAGATAATTAAATTCGTAGAGGTAGTGGTAGATGAGCTTCAAGCAACTTAA
- a CDS encoding ArsR family transcriptional regulator → MLTKTEVDALLKLEDKEKTITELAELSLSIYRTYALVVSLERKGLVKTEKRGKYRMVSLSGTKPVEILRKLMIKFGHMPLEKILSGKNLALLAVLENIPLTSRELYVKSNLPRSTFYHVINNLSKYGLIGKRNGKYFLIEKYELFHIFAKEIYELQNLIRAREFSRNSVLVWSGVSEFILSTEEYKGKDVGNFHLTGLERFSDFGIDVIGAGRYHYYYSEKVRRLSLEDIIVHALLIDFSPRTILYSLVLLLTYKDKVNKKKLFELGKKYEVNTRTLLGYLKGKEVKRYPYPSMKEVVEIFKLYFGEESENGN, encoded by the coding sequence ATGTTAACAAAAACTGAAGTTGATGCTCTTTTGAAACTTGAAGATAAAGAAAAAACTATAACCGAGCTAGCGGAACTAAGCTTATCCATTTATCGAACCTACGCCCTAGTTGTATCCCTTGAAAGGAAAGGCTTAGTAAAGACAGAAAAAAGAGGAAAATACAGGATGGTATCGTTAAGTGGGACAAAACCGGTTGAAATCTTGAGGAAATTAATGATTAAGTTTGGCCACATGCCTCTAGAAAAGATCCTAAGTGGAAAGAATCTTGCTCTTCTCGCTGTTCTTGAGAACATTCCATTAACTTCTCGTGAACTCTATGTAAAAAGCAACCTTCCAAGGAGCACCTTTTATCATGTAATCAATAATCTTTCGAAGTATGGACTCATAGGGAAAAGAAATGGGAAGTACTTCCTGATAGAGAAATATGAGCTATTTCACATCTTTGCAAAGGAAATTTATGAACTGCAAAATCTAATAAGGGCTAGAGAATTCTCCAGGAATTCAGTCCTAGTGTGGAGTGGGGTTAGTGAATTCATACTCTCAACGGAAGAGTATAAAGGGAAGGATGTTGGAAACTTTCACTTAACTGGACTCGAACGGTTTAGTGACTTTGGAATAGATGTCATTGGAGCTGGGAGATATCACTACTACTATTCTGAGAAGGTAAGGAGACTTTCGCTGGAAGATATTATTGTACACGCGTTGCTCATAGATTTTAGCCCGAGAACAATTTTGTATTCGCTCGTTCTATTGCTTACATACAAGGATAAGGTAAATAAAAAGAAGCTCTTTGAGCTTGGGAAAAAGTACGAGGTTAACACTAGAACTCTATTGGGATATCTCAAAGGAAAAGAAGTTAAAAGATATCCGTACCCATCTATGAAAGAAGTTGTTGAAATTTTCAAACTATACTTTGGTGAGGAGAGTGAAAACGGTAACTAG
- a CDS encoding type II toxin-antitoxin system RelE family toxin: MTYRVKIHKQVVKALQSLPKAHYRRFLEFRDILEYEPVPREKFDVIKLEGTGDLDLYRARLGDYRVIYSVNWKDKVIKILKLKPRGRAYK; encoded by the coding sequence ATGACATACCGAGTTAAAATCCACAAGCAAGTGGTGAAGGCTCTCCAAAGTTTGCCTAAGGCCCACTATCGAAGATTCTTAGAGTTTAGAGACATCCTGGAGTATGAGCCTGTTCCAAGGGAGAAGTTTGATGTGATTAAATTGGAAGGGACTGGGGACTTAGACCTTTACCGTGCCCGTTTGGGTGATTATAGGGTGATTTATTCAGTAAATTGGAAGGATAAAGTCATAAAAATCCTAAAACTTAAGCCCAGGGGAAGAGCTTACAAGTAG
- a CDS encoding antitoxin family protein, whose product MSIIINKNGVFKPLKKVKLKDCQKVKIRDVSKYYGVFGKASAKELEELGEDAQM is encoded by the coding sequence ATGTCAATCATTATTAATAAGAATGGTGTCTTTAAACCTTTAAAGAAAGTGAAGCTAAAAGATTGTCAAAAAGTCAAAATTAGAGATGTCTCTAAGTACTATGGAGTATTTGGAAAAGCTTCTGCAAAAGAATTAGAGGAATTGGGAGAAGATGCTCAAATGTAA
- a CDS encoding DUF2283 domain-containing protein, with protein sequence MKVRYDPKADILYILIKEGEVLDTDEIDEDVWIEYGENGEIMGIEIWNAGEKVIMNALREIEKYTKGQKAKAY encoded by the coding sequence ATGAAAGTTAGGTATGATCCGAAAGCTGATATCCTATATATACTCATTAAAGAGGGGGAAGTCCTTGATACTGACGAAATTGATGAGGATGTTTGGATAGAGTATGGTGAAAACGGTGAGATAATGGGCATCGAAATATGGAACGCTGGGGAAAAGGTCATAATGAATGCTTTGAGGGAAATAGAGAAGTACACGAAAGGCCAAAAAGCAAAAGCATACTAG
- a CDS encoding type II toxin-antitoxin system VapB family antitoxin has translation MGDVIISIHVPPEIKREMKKVKIREFIKEKIREYKKRKALQEAVAYIQTLPTAPKGTAQKLVREDRDSH, from the coding sequence ATGGGAGATGTTATTATTAGTATTCATGTTCCGCCAGAAATTAAGCGGGAGATGAAGAAAGTGAAAATTAGGGAGTTCATAAAAGAGAAAATTAGAGAATATAAGAAGAGGAAAGCTCTACAAGAGGCTGTGGCTTATATTCAAACCTTACCTACCGCACCAAAGGGAACGGCACAAAAGTTGGTGAGGGAGGATCGTGATAGTCATTGA
- a CDS encoding PIN domain-containing protein, with translation MTFVKYPAIVRYKKFYGNVLFPTVEDFLLAHKIQEELLKMGKPKTFADLLIASICINNGEELITKDKDFSDIAEVSNLKVKIVEE, from the coding sequence GTGACTTTTGTTAAATATCCAGCGATAGTGAGGTATAAGAAGTTTTATGGAAATGTTTTATTCCCAACCGTTGAGGATTTTCTCCTAGCCCATAAGATTCAGGAAGAGCTTTTAAAAATGGGAAAACCAAAAACTTTTGCTGACTTGTTGATCGCGTCAATTTGCATTAACAATGGCGAAGAACTCATAACGAAAGATAAAGACTTCTCAGACATTGCAGAAGTCTCAAACCTAAAAGTTAAGATCGTTGAAGAGTGA
- a CDS encoding glycosyltransferase, with amino-acid sequence MKPRISVIIPTYNREELLRRAIESVLDQTFDDFEILVIDGAKSESTRELVRSFGDGRIRYIPQKGKGIANARNLGVSKARGEFIAFLDDDDRWRRDKLELQLELFKVLPQSYGVVYTAFTYYYLEKDKVLGIKHPRASGDVYKHLLKDNITGTSTIMVKRECFKKVGLFREDFVTCEDWDMWLRMAKVCYFGAIDEPLVDYSIHSGQFSFAKYLEGRYKMIEKHLDIKRNPRVLSYHLLQIGVLKLFSGDKRGVEDLLKAFRLNPTIRGNIWDILSSFVDVRTRIYILKFLGRL; translated from the coding sequence GTGAAGCCAAGGATTTCAGTTATAATTCCAACCTACAATAGGGAGGAGCTTCTTAGGAGGGCTATAGAAAGTGTGCTAGACCAGACCTTCGATGACTTTGAAATTTTAGTTATAGATGGCGCTAAGAGTGAGTCAACTCGAGAGCTTGTTCGTTCCTTTGGTGATGGAAGGATAAGGTACATTCCACAGAAAGGAAAGGGGATTGCTAATGCCCGTAATTTGGGTGTTTCAAAAGCAAGGGGAGAGTTCATAGCCTTCCTTGACGACGATGATAGGTGGAGGAGGGATAAGCTTGAGCTTCAGCTTGAGCTTTTTAAAGTCTTACCTCAAAGCTATGGCGTTGTATACACGGCCTTCACCTACTATTACTTAGAGAAAGATAAGGTTTTGGGAATAAAGCATCCTAGGGCGAGTGGTGATGTATACAAACACCTCTTGAAGGATAACATCACGGGAACTTCTACTATTATGGTGAAGAGGGAATGCTTTAAGAAAGTGGGGCTTTTTAGGGAGGACTTTGTGACCTGTGAAGACTGGGATATGTGGCTTAGGATGGCGAAGGTATGCTACTTCGGAGCTATAGATGAACCATTAGTTGATTACTCCATTCATTCGGGTCAATTTTCCTTTGCTAAATATTTAGAAGGGAGGTACAAGATGATAGAAAAGCATTTGGATATAAAGCGTAACCCTAGGGTCCTTAGCTATCATCTCCTGCAAATTGGGGTTTTAAAACTTTTTAGCGGAGACAAACGTGGGGTTGAGGATTTGTTAAAGGCCTTTAGACTAAACCCAACGATCAGGGGAAATATCTGGGATATATTGTCTTCATTCGTTGACGTGAGGACGAGGATATATATTCTTAAGTTCCTGGGGCGACTTTAA
- a CDS encoding type II toxin-antitoxin system RelE family toxin codes for MKFEVIILPKVSKKSKKYLSKSQLEKLSKFFKTLEFDPLPVERYDVKPVKGKRSEIGKGKLYRFRIGDYRVFYTILWDEKAVVIVDIKSREKAYKK; via the coding sequence ATGAAATTTGAGGTTATTATCCTTCCAAAAGTCTCAAAGAAGTCCAAAAAATACTTATCAAAGTCTCAGTTGGAAAAATTGAGTAAGTTCTTTAAGACTTTGGAGTTTGACCCTCTCCCAGTGGAGCGATATGATGTTAAACCTGTTAAGGGAAAGCGTTCCGAAATTGGGAAGGGAAAACTTTATCGTTTTAGAATTGGAGATTATAGGGTATTCTACACCATTCTTTGGGACGAGAAAGCAGTTGTCATAGTCGATATTAAGTCGAGAGAAAAGGCATATAAAAAGTAG
- a CDS encoding DUF5646 family protein, which translates to MEKVGDVLKELERLKVEIQRLEAMLMPEERDEDITEEEIAELLELARDEDPENWIDAEELPEPED; encoded by the coding sequence ATGGAAAAAGTGGGGGATGTTTTGAAGGAGTTAGAGAGGCTTAAGGTTGAGATTCAGCGCTTAGAGGCCATGCTCATGCCGGAGGAGAGGGATGAAGACATTACTGAGGAGGAGATTGCAGAATTACTTGAGTTGGCTAGGGATGAGGACCCTGAGAACTGGATTGATGCTGAGGAACTCCCCGAACCCGAAGATTGA
- a CDS encoding AbrB/MazE/SpoVT family DNA-binding domain-containing protein, with protein MREKVKILKIRKTKNGYFLRIPNEVVRELGLEEKEKVEVYMNRESGEIIYKPF; from the coding sequence ATGAGGGAGAAGGTTAAGATCTTAAAGATTCGAAAGACTAAGAATGGGTACTTTCTCCGAATCCCAAATGAAGTTGTTCGAGAACTTGGGTTGGAGGAGAAGGAGAAGGTTGAGGTTTACATGAACCGGGAGAGTGGGGAGATAATCTACAAGCCCTTCTAG
- a CDS encoding nucleotidyltransferase domain-containing protein, giving the protein MSFKQLKELVDRIVKYLNGDVTVILFGSYARGDYNRTSDFDIVVISDRLDGNPLERTKPLYALNEDFLPVDIIAYTREEFLKALENLSPTALDAISYGKVLYDDGFYKIAREKFEELKRKGLRKGKYWMIRGY; this is encoded by the coding sequence ATGAGCTTCAAGCAACTTAAAGAGCTTGTGGATAGAATAGTCAAATACCTAAACGGAGATGTCACCGTAATCCTCTTTGGTTCCTATGCTAGAGGAGACTATAATAGAACCAGTGACTTTGATATTGTTGTTATTTCAGATAGGCTAGATGGAAACCCGTTGGAAAGGACAAAGCCATTGTACGCCTTAAACGAGGACTTCCTTCCGGTTGACATAATAGCCTACACAAGGGAGGAGTTCTTGAAGGCGTTAGAAAACCTCTCCCCAACTGCCCTTGATGCTATTTCATACGGGAAGGTTCTATACGATGATGGATTTTATAAGATAGCCAGAGAAAAGTTCGAGGAACTCAAGAGGAAGGGGCTAAGGAAGGGGAAGTATTGGATGATAAGAGGTTATTAA
- a CDS encoding AbrB/MazE/SpoVT family DNA-binding domain-containing protein, with amino-acid sequence MEIVKLSSKGQIVIPAKIRKKLKLSKGDKLLLEMKGDAIILRPVVKLSKLRGVDKIEGASEEIEKIREEWDKEFEGRS; translated from the coding sequence ATGGAGATTGTAAAACTATCCTCAAAAGGCCAAATCGTAATTCCAGCAAAAATCAGGAAAAAACTAAAACTATCAAAAGGGGACAAACTGTTGCTTGAAATGAAGGGAGATGCAATAATTCTAAGGCCAGTGGTTAAGCTGTCCAAGCTGAGGGGCGTGGATAAAATAGAAGGAGCGTCAGAAGAAATCGAAAAGATAAGAGAAGAATGGGACAAAGAATTCGAGGGGAGATCATAA
- a CDS encoding DUF433 domain-containing protein gives MKRVESRIGVLGGKPVIKGTRIPVYLILELLGAGLTIEDILKEYPELTKEDILEAIKFASKLAKVEIIDAISP, from the coding sequence ATGAAGAGAGTAGAGAGTAGGATTGGAGTTTTGGGAGGCAAGCCTGTAATCAAGGGGACGAGGATACCTGTGTACCTGATCTTGGAGCTTCTTGGGGCCGGACTTACCATTGAGGATATCCTCAAGGAATATCCGGAATTAACTAAGGAAGACATCCTTGAAGCTATTAAATTTGCCTCAAAGCTTGCAAAGGTGGAAATCATTGATGCGATATCTCCTTGA